A genomic region of Stegostoma tigrinum isolate sSteTig4 chromosome 13, sSteTig4.hap1, whole genome shotgun sequence contains the following coding sequences:
- the LOC125458486 gene encoding transcriptional activator protein Pur-alpha, with protein sequence MADRDSGSEQGAISSSLQQLQQETQELASKRVDIQNKRFYLDVKQNVKGRFLKIAEVGAGGNKSRLTLSMSVAVEFRDYLGDFIEHYAQLGPSNPDMQTDEPRRALKSEFLVRENRKYYMDLKENQRGRFLRIRQTVNRGHGLGSQGQTIALPAQGLIEFRDALAKLIDDYGIEEEPTELPEGTSLTVDNKRFFFDVGSNKYGVFMRVSEVKPSYRNSITIPYKVWAKFGNTFSKYAEEMKKIQERQREKRSEQQEEAPGDDGEED encoded by the coding sequence ATGGCGGATAGAGACAGTGGAAGCGAGCAGGGGGCGATCAGCTCGAGCTTGCAGCAGCTGCAGCAGGAGACGCAGGAACTGGCCTCCAAGAGGGTGGACATTCAGAACAAGCGCTTCTACCTGGACGTGAAGCAGAATGTGAAAGGCCGTTTTCTGAAGATAGCGGAGGTGGGAGCAGGAGGCAATAAAAGTCGCCTAACTCTCTCCATGTCTGTTGCTGTGGAGTTCCGTGACTACCTGGGCGATTTCATCGAACATTACGCACAGCTCGGCCCCAGTAACCCGGACATGCAGACGGACGAGCCGAGGCGAGCTCTGAAAAGTGAATTCTTGGTGCGGGAAAACCGCAAATATTACATGGATTTAAAAGAGAACCAGCGAGGCCGGTTCCTACGGATCCGCCAAACCGTGAACCGGGGACACGGCCTTGGCTCGCAGGGTCAGACTATCGCCCTTCCCGCTCAGGGGCTGATTGAATTCCGTGATGCACTCGCTAAACTCATCGACGATTATGGCATCGAAGAGGAACCCACTGAGTTACCCGAAGGGACATCTCTCACTGTGGACAACAAACGATTTTTCTTTGACGTTGGGTCAAACAAGTATGGCGTTTTTATGAGAGTAAGTGAGGTGAAACCTTCATACCGCAATTCTATCACGATACCGTACAAAGTGTGGGCCAAGTTTGGAAATACTTTCAGTAAATACGCAGAGGAGATGAAGAAAATACAGGAGAGACAGCGGGAGAAAAGATCTGAACAGCAAGAAGAAGCTCCCGGAGATGATGGGGAGGAAGACTGA